In a single window of the Luteolibacter yonseiensis genome:
- a CDS encoding two-component system sensor histidine kinase NtrB, whose product MPLPEHRKSKSGKHKLKSGFLEKLVARLDRVVPGDVQQVVTRLIREKGFLEKVFEALHEGVIILDPNGVIGFVNRAACQFFGLDVERALGAEISSQIRGLDWDSLGKPGRTISRDLEVFYPENRFLNFYLAPIDDAEDAGEPLGFVMLVRDLTVTRAEAEETLESERLNALTLLAAGVAHEIGNPLNSLDIHLQLLGRKLRKLPPGDRKPLEENLSTAREEIRRLDMILKQFLHAVRPTTPHRERTDLHAVLHETLKLLEPELAARKISVRLDLAESMPPVTVDPGQFQQAFYNVIRNASQAVSGEGGSITLRTRVTDFEYVISIEDNGTGISPEHMGAIFEPYRTTKSSGSGLGLLIVRRIIREHGGEIEIESRENEGTRVLIHLPRLERAVRLLGPPESDPVIDL is encoded by the coding sequence ATGCCTCTTCCTGAACACCGGAAATCGAAATCTGGCAAACATAAGCTGAAATCCGGCTTTCTGGAAAAGCTGGTGGCTCGGTTGGACCGGGTGGTGCCGGGGGACGTGCAGCAGGTGGTCACCCGCCTGATCCGCGAGAAGGGATTTTTGGAGAAAGTTTTCGAGGCGCTTCACGAGGGGGTCATCATTCTGGATCCCAATGGCGTGATCGGATTCGTGAACCGCGCGGCCTGCCAGTTCTTTGGTTTGGATGTGGAGCGTGCGCTGGGGGCGGAGATTTCGTCGCAGATCCGCGGACTGGACTGGGATTCACTGGGCAAACCCGGCCGGACGATCAGCCGGGATCTCGAGGTGTTTTATCCGGAGAACCGGTTTTTGAATTTCTACCTCGCCCCCATCGACGATGCGGAGGATGCGGGCGAGCCTCTGGGATTTGTGATGCTCGTCCGGGACCTGACGGTCACGCGCGCCGAAGCCGAGGAGACACTGGAGTCGGAGCGGCTGAACGCGCTCACCTTGCTCGCCGCCGGAGTGGCTCACGAGATCGGGAATCCGCTGAACTCGCTGGATATCCACCTCCAGCTCTTGGGGCGGAAATTGAGAAAGCTTCCGCCGGGTGACCGTAAACCTTTGGAGGAGAACCTTTCCACCGCGCGGGAGGAGATCCGGAGGTTGGACATGATCTTGAAACAATTCCTGCATGCGGTGCGTCCCACGACCCCCCACCGCGAGCGCACGGACCTGCATGCGGTCCTGCATGAGACCCTCAAGCTTCTGGAACCGGAGCTGGCCGCGCGGAAAATTTCAGTGCGGCTGGATCTTGCGGAGTCGATGCCACCGGTGACGGTGGATCCGGGGCAGTTCCAGCAGGCGTTCTACAATGTCATACGGAATGCGTCGCAGGCGGTTTCCGGTGAAGGCGGAAGCATCACGCTGCGGACACGGGTGACGGATTTCGAGTATGTCATTTCCATCGAGGACAATGGCACGGGAATCTCTCCGGAGCACATGGGGGCGATTTTCGAACCCTATCGGACCACGAAGTCCTCCGGGTCGGGTCTTGGACTGCTCATCGTGCGCCGCATCATCCGCGAACATGGCGGAGAGATCGAGATCGAGAGCAGGGAGAATGAAGGCACCCGCGTGCTCATCCACCTGCCGAGATTGGAGAGGGCCGTCCGATTGCTTGGCCCGCCGGAGTCGGACCCGGTGATCGATCTTTAA
- a CDS encoding sigma-54-dependent transcriptional regulator yields the protein MDILIVDDEKSIRLTTSIALEAEGHYVETAEDGTLALKRIKEENFDLVFLDLRLGDEDGLEILQKIVAMKPQQLVTIFTAHASISTAVKATQLGAFDYLEKPFTPDQLRAILIKAQKARKTQAEVVQLKETVQELKSEVRHASPPLRFVSEDPKTRVEFDVLFRAAATSASILILGESGTGKSVIAREIHDRSHLRDKPFVTVSCPSLSKELLESVLFGHMKGSFTGAIKDTWGKVHAADGGTLFLDEIGELPMEIQPKLLRLLQEREYERLGENKVRQADVRVIAATNRDLKASIRSGEFREDLYYRLNVISVTVPPLRERPADLAKFAKDYLDFFSGQLGRKIDGFSDSGRSALMRHPWPGNLRELRNAIERSTILARGNHVEAEDLPQPTPLAASNSADAEPGGLGIGGEHSLDEIEQAHLMKVLGWAPSLHDAAAVLGIDKATLYRKRKRFGIH from the coding sequence ATGGATATTCTCATTGTTGACGACGAAAAGTCGATCCGCCTGACCACCTCGATTGCCTTGGAAGCCGAGGGGCACTATGTGGAAACCGCGGAAGACGGCACCTTGGCCCTGAAGCGCATCAAAGAGGAGAATTTCGATCTCGTTTTTCTCGACCTGCGTCTGGGGGATGAAGATGGATTGGAGATCCTCCAAAAAATCGTGGCGATGAAGCCCCAGCAGCTTGTCACCATCTTCACCGCGCACGCTTCCATTTCCACCGCGGTGAAGGCGACCCAGCTCGGAGCCTTCGACTATTTGGAAAAGCCTTTCACTCCGGATCAACTGCGGGCGATCCTGATCAAGGCGCAGAAAGCCCGCAAGACCCAGGCGGAAGTCGTCCAATTGAAGGAGACCGTGCAGGAGCTGAAAAGCGAGGTCCGCCACGCATCTCCTCCTCTTCGGTTTGTTTCGGAAGACCCGAAAACCCGGGTGGAGTTCGATGTGTTGTTCCGTGCGGCGGCGACATCCGCCTCCATCCTCATTCTGGGCGAGAGCGGCACCGGCAAGAGCGTCATCGCCCGGGAAATCCACGACCGCAGCCACCTGCGCGACAAACCGTTCGTCACCGTCAGCTGCCCGAGCCTTTCGAAGGAATTGTTGGAAAGCGTGCTTTTCGGCCACATGAAGGGTTCCTTCACCGGTGCGATCAAGGACACTTGGGGCAAGGTTCATGCCGCGGATGGCGGAACCCTTTTCCTGGATGAAATCGGCGAACTGCCCATGGAGATCCAGCCCAAGCTGCTGCGGTTGTTACAGGAGCGCGAATACGAAAGGCTCGGTGAAAACAAGGTGCGCCAGGCGGATGTGCGCGTCATCGCCGCGACGAACCGGGATCTCAAGGCAAGCATCCGGTCGGGAGAATTCCGCGAGGATCTTTACTACCGCCTCAACGTCATCAGCGTGACCGTCCCGCCGCTCCGCGAGCGTCCGGCGGACCTCGCGAAATTTGCGAAAGACTATCTGGATTTCTTCTCCGGCCAGTTGGGACGGAAAATCGATGGATTCAGCGACAGCGGTCGCAGCGCGCTGATGCGGCATCCCTGGCCGGGAAACCTGCGCGAGTTGCGGAACGCCATCGAGCGCTCGACCATTCTCGCCCGCGGAAACCACGTGGAGGCGGAGGACCTGCCCCAGCCGACGCCACTGGCGGCGAGCAACTCGGCGGATGCCGAACCGGGAGGTCTCGGCATCGGCGGCGAGCACAGTTTGGACGAGATCGAGCAAGCGCACCTCATGAAGGTCCTCGGCTGGGCGCCTTCTCTTCATGACGCGGCCGCGGTTCTCGGTATCGACAAGGCCACCCTCTATCGGAAGCGCAAACGTTTCGGTATTCATTGA
- the xseB gene encoding exodeoxyribonuclease VII small subunit yields the protein MPRRKSTEEENSGEPTFEQALGSLEAIVDAMEHEHLPLEELVEHYEKGSALLTRCEAILQSARGRIELITLRNQSEISLDAGLKSAEHQGLLTPTDPPEDPDDDNDIRLF from the coding sequence ATGCCCCGCCGCAAATCCACAGAGGAGGAAAACTCCGGCGAACCCACCTTTGAGCAGGCTTTGGGAAGTCTCGAAGCCATTGTCGACGCGATGGAGCATGAGCATCTCCCCCTCGAGGAGTTGGTGGAGCATTATGAAAAAGGTTCCGCCTTGCTCACCCGCTGCGAGGCGATCCTCCAATCCGCCCGTGGACGCATCGAGCTCATCACGCTCCGCAATCAAAGCGAAATTTCTCTGGATGCCGGCCTGAAATCTGCCGAACATCAGGGACTCCTCACCCCGACCGATCCGCCGGAGGATCCCGACGACGATAATGACATCCGCCTCTTCTAA
- a CDS encoding BON domain-containing protein, translating to MKPKTSHHPAGQWTALSILVLASAQLSLATPEAAPSGESEVADFIQTDIRADSRLRGAEIDVRIENNIAILTGTANSLAQAERATTRANASEGVLAVSNQVRIKPGKTGDLAARAKAVLAKQKTFTANGVAVTADGSRVLLNGEVGTPDEKDLAREIVSEVPGVLAIENNLTVTYEGIREDSQITEQLHFIIQDDPLYEGLDLVASVKSGTATLSGEVGSRGELDRLIRRSYVTGVTDVQVSNLSINRNLQMEGLVDKNYSREESLAALKGALAADPRIDARTIRSEMADGVITLSGSVRQITESDAVESTARGIPGVLSVSNQLRISNSGTEMATAKREVESASVPVMQASR from the coding sequence ATGAAGCCAAAGACATCCCATCACCCAGCAGGCCAGTGGACCGCCCTATCCATTCTCGTGCTCGCTTCCGCGCAGCTTTCCCTCGCCACTCCTGAAGCCGCTCCCAGCGGAGAATCCGAGGTGGCCGATTTCATCCAGACGGACATCCGGGCGGACAGCAGGCTCCGTGGTGCGGAAATCGATGTCAGGATCGAGAACAATATCGCAATTCTCACCGGCACCGCGAATTCCCTCGCACAAGCCGAGCGAGCCACCACAAGGGCGAATGCCAGCGAGGGAGTGCTGGCGGTGTCGAACCAAGTCCGCATCAAACCCGGAAAAACGGGTGATTTGGCCGCTCGCGCCAAGGCCGTCCTCGCAAAGCAAAAAACCTTCACGGCCAACGGTGTCGCCGTCACGGCGGATGGTTCCCGCGTCTTGCTCAACGGTGAGGTGGGCACCCCGGATGAAAAAGATCTCGCCCGCGAAATCGTCTCCGAAGTACCGGGTGTGCTGGCGATCGAAAACAATCTGACTGTCACTTACGAAGGCATCCGTGAGGATTCGCAAATCACCGAACAGCTCCATTTCATCATCCAGGACGATCCGCTTTACGAGGGACTCGATCTTGTTGCCTCGGTGAAATCGGGCACCGCCACCCTCAGTGGTGAGGTTGGCAGCCGGGGCGAACTGGACCGCCTGATCCGCCGCAGCTACGTCACCGGAGTCACGGATGTCCAGGTTTCCAATCTCAGCATCAACCGCAACCTGCAAATGGAAGGCCTGGTAGATAAAAACTACTCGCGGGAAGAATCTCTCGCCGCGCTGAAAGGGGCTCTTGCTGCGGATCCGAGGATCGACGCACGCACCATCCGCAGCGAAATGGCGGACGGAGTCATCACTCTCAGCGGCAGTGTGAGACAAATCACCGAAAGCGATGCGGTCGAGTCCACCGCACGTGGCATTCCCGGGGTGCTTTCCGTCTCAAACCAACTGCGGATTTCCAACAGCGGAACGGAGATGGCCACGGCGAAGCGCGAGGTTGAATCCGCCTCGGTACCGGTGATGCAAGCGAGCCGTTGA
- a CDS encoding response regulator transcription factor: MSPSPDKGSSPGHRVLVVDDEPTLRLGFAYALTGRTTVVETAASGPLALERLADSSYDIMFLDLRMPEMDGLGVIERLRARGDEIPIVLCSAALSPNAAVRAIRHRVVHFLLKPVRPADLRQVMASVLDPAIDPLPKALEAARKGDRENAIRLLELEASKCRYAACWHRVLKAIQEMRPDDDLAGLEERVRSNLVLLAFNSAA, translated from the coding sequence ATGTCCCCATCGCCTGACAAAGGAAGTTCTCCGGGCCACAGGGTGCTTGTCGTGGACGACGAGCCAACCCTGCGGCTTGGCTTCGCTTACGCGCTGACTGGAAGGACCACGGTGGTGGAGACCGCGGCGTCGGGTCCCCTCGCGCTGGAACGCCTCGCGGACTCGTCATACGATATCATGTTCCTCGACCTGCGGATGCCGGAGATGGACGGACTGGGTGTCATTGAAAGACTCCGTGCCCGGGGAGACGAAATTCCGATCGTTCTCTGCAGCGCCGCCCTCAGTCCGAATGCCGCGGTGCGTGCCATCCGCCACAGGGTGGTTCACTTTCTTCTCAAACCGGTGCGGCCGGCCGACCTGCGCCAGGTGATGGCCTCCGTGCTTGATCCGGCGATCGACCCGTTGCCCAAGGCCCTGGAGGCGGCGCGCAAAGGCGACCGGGAGAACGCGATCCGGCTGTTGGAACTCGAAGCCTCCAAGTGCAGGTATGCGGCATGTTGGCACCGCGTTCTCAAGGCGATCCAGGAGATGCGGCCCGACGACGACCTCGCGGGGTTGGAGGAGAGGGTCCGTTCCAATCTGGTCCTTCTCGCCTTCAATTCGGCGGCGTGA
- a CDS encoding entericidin A/B family lipoprotein → MNPIIISKTNCQTVKPNSARLLTLAAGALLLLAGATTSCSTTKGFGQDVEKTGDKIQNAAAAAQR, encoded by the coding sequence ATGAATCCGATCATCATCTCCAAGACGAATTGCCAAACCGTCAAACCAAATTCCGCCCGCCTCCTCACCCTCGCCGCCGGTGCCCTGTTGCTGCTCGCCGGTGCCACCACCTCGTGCTCCACCACCAAGGGGTTCGGCCAGGACGTTGAAAAAACGGGCGACAAGATTCAGAACGCGGCCGCCGCAGCACAACGCTGA
- a CDS encoding sigma-54-dependent transcriptional regulator produces the protein MLPTLLIVEDERATREGLRSALEDEFEVYTAAGASEALAILKTERIQLLLTDLRLGGDSGMDLLDSALALPEPPVAIMMTAYGSVDTAVEAMRRGAWHFVTKPLNLDEVEMLLKRALRNRTLETENQQLVQQVKKNHKLDRLIGKSPAIKRVSELIQQVAATRATVLIEGESGTGKEVVAHTLHHLSGRPAAKLVIVHCAALSAQLLESELFGHEKGAFTGAAQRRIGRFEQADGGTLFLDEIGEIDAATQVKLLRVLSERTLERVGSNSPIKVDVRVVAATNKNLKELVAKGAFREDLYFRLNVVKVEMPPLRDRREDIVLLANSFLQEFAKENDRPVKPLTDEALALLVKYNWPGNVRELRTAIEHGVVMSNDSVIDVRHLPQFLHFQGQGLVESPPLDKMALDGGADFNLHALETNTIRSALSLAGGNRTRAADLLGVSRRTLQRKLKELGL, from the coding sequence ATGCTACCCACCTTGCTGATCGTAGAGGACGAACGCGCGACCCGTGAAGGGCTGCGAAGCGCGCTGGAGGACGAGTTTGAAGTTTACACGGCGGCGGGGGCGAGCGAGGCGCTGGCGATCCTGAAAACGGAGCGCATCCAGCTCCTGCTGACCGACCTCCGGCTGGGCGGCGATTCGGGCATGGATCTGCTGGACTCCGCTCTCGCCCTGCCGGAACCACCGGTGGCCATCATGATGACGGCCTATGGCTCGGTGGATACGGCGGTGGAGGCGATGCGGCGGGGAGCGTGGCATTTCGTCACCAAGCCGTTGAATCTGGACGAGGTGGAAATGCTGTTGAAGCGCGCGCTGAGGAACCGGACGCTGGAGACGGAGAACCAGCAGCTTGTCCAGCAGGTGAAAAAAAATCACAAGCTGGACCGGCTTATCGGGAAATCCCCGGCGATCAAACGCGTTTCCGAACTCATCCAGCAGGTGGCCGCCACCCGGGCCACCGTGCTCATCGAGGGGGAGTCCGGAACGGGCAAGGAAGTGGTGGCGCACACGCTGCACCATCTTTCCGGGCGGCCGGCGGCGAAGCTGGTGATCGTCCACTGTGCCGCCCTCTCGGCCCAGTTGCTGGAAAGTGAGTTGTTCGGGCACGAAAAGGGGGCGTTCACCGGCGCGGCCCAGCGCAGGATCGGGCGGTTCGAGCAAGCGGACGGAGGCACGCTTTTCCTGGATGAGATCGGTGAGATCGATGCGGCGACGCAGGTGAAGCTGCTGCGGGTTCTCTCGGAGCGGACGCTGGAGCGGGTCGGCTCGAATTCACCTATCAAGGTGGACGTGCGGGTGGTGGCGGCGACCAACAAGAATCTCAAGGAACTGGTGGCGAAGGGCGCATTCCGCGAGGATCTCTATTTCCGCCTGAACGTGGTGAAGGTGGAAATGCCTCCCCTGCGGGACCGGCGTGAGGACATCGTCCTGCTGGCAAACAGCTTCCTCCAGGAATTCGCCAAGGAAAACGACCGCCCGGTGAAGCCCCTGACGGACGAGGCGCTGGCCTTGCTGGTCAAATACAACTGGCCGGGCAACGTCCGGGAACTGCGCACCGCCATCGAACACGGCGTGGTGATGAGTAACGATTCCGTCATCGACGTGCGGCATTTGCCGCAGTTCCTGCATTTCCAAGGCCAGGGACTGGTGGAATCCCCGCCGTTGGACAAAATGGCCCTTGATGGAGGGGCGGATTTCAACTTGCATGCGCTCGAAACCAATACGATCCGCTCCGCCCTCTCGCTTGCTGGTGGAAACCGCACGCGCGCCGCGGATCTGCTCGGTGTCAGCCGCAGAACCCTGCAGCGCAAGCTGAAAGAACTCGGTCTCTGA
- a CDS encoding sensor histidine kinase, producing MLRLKLFYGLLTIILLLWSVGAAALLLMGDTVTRFDNRLRMDYRSIDAAQTMRTLTATINTRYLPSLAGAPTEHVLDRTLYDELKKEIQVKQNIIHSDGSNDERWQGVVTRLDSAVASYFEGYETFFAGLAQTRGDREKLLQFQSTQTQRLTDLSENVMTLAEEKLFSGASQLRSESGKNTLFVGTLVLLGTSVAALIYFQLVRQLVDPVANLRRSIEEIRNGNFELTMPEPGQGSEFSNVVSAFNDMASELKVRRGENDESLLRANFVNRAILEAIPSPVFVLGDDTGIVQINPAAEQLTEELGVTGRLPLKIQRILDECREKSAHFLPEDPREALLFRIHEEEFYYLPRIFRFESENATESGWAVLLHNVSRIRWLDDMKTNLISTVSHEIKTPLTGIRMVLHLLLEERSSQLDEMQKLMVTSANEDCERLLVTLNTLLDLSRAESGTTHLALAPVSMKDSVARTAHLYQRAAAAGDLEIVTEGDENDYPQVRADPVRLDEVLNNLVSNAIKHSPRGGRVTIRQSQPDADYLRVSVFDQGAGVPDDSQSRIFERFYRAPGQKSDGVGLGLFISREIMRAHEGRIGLRERTNDLTEFYIDVPIA from the coding sequence ATGTTGCGCCTCAAGTTATTTTACGGACTCCTCACGATCATTCTTCTCCTGTGGAGCGTGGGCGCGGCGGCTTTGCTCCTGATGGGTGATACCGTCACCCGCTTCGACAACCGGTTGCGGATGGACTACCGGTCCATCGATGCGGCGCAGACCATGCGGACGCTCACCGCGACCATCAATACCCGCTATCTTCCCAGTCTGGCAGGCGCTCCTACGGAACATGTCCTCGATCGGACGCTCTATGACGAACTGAAGAAGGAGATCCAGGTGAAACAAAACATCATCCACTCGGACGGAAGCAACGACGAGCGCTGGCAGGGTGTCGTCACGCGGCTGGATTCGGCGGTGGCCAGTTATTTCGAGGGATACGAGACCTTCTTCGCCGGACTGGCCCAGACGCGGGGGGATCGGGAAAAGCTTCTCCAGTTCCAGAGCACGCAGACTCAGCGGCTGACAGATCTTTCTGAGAACGTGATGACGCTGGCGGAAGAGAAATTGTTTTCCGGGGCGAGCCAGCTTCGGTCGGAGTCGGGGAAAAACACCTTGTTCGTCGGTACATTGGTCCTTCTGGGCACTTCCGTCGCGGCGCTGATCTACTTCCAACTGGTCCGGCAACTGGTGGATCCCGTCGCCAACCTGCGTCGCTCCATCGAGGAAATCCGCAACGGAAATTTCGAGCTTACCATGCCTGAGCCGGGCCAGGGCAGCGAGTTTTCAAACGTCGTTTCCGCCTTCAACGACATGGCCTCGGAACTCAAGGTCCGCCGGGGAGAGAATGACGAGAGCCTGCTGCGTGCGAACTTCGTGAACCGGGCCATCCTGGAGGCCATCCCATCCCCGGTGTTCGTGCTTGGGGATGACACGGGGATCGTGCAGATCAATCCTGCCGCGGAGCAACTGACGGAAGAGCTCGGTGTCACGGGCCGGCTGCCCCTGAAGATCCAGCGCATCCTCGACGAATGCCGCGAGAAGTCCGCGCACTTCCTTCCGGAAGATCCCCGCGAGGCGTTGCTTTTCCGCATCCATGAGGAGGAGTTCTACTATCTCCCCCGTATCTTCCGTTTCGAATCGGAAAACGCCACCGAGTCGGGCTGGGCCGTGCTGCTTCACAACGTGAGCCGCATCCGCTGGCTGGATGACATGAAGACCAATCTCATCTCCACGGTCAGCCACGAGATCAAGACGCCGCTCACCGGCATCCGGATGGTGCTTCACCTGCTTCTGGAGGAACGTTCCAGCCAGCTCGATGAGATGCAGAAACTGATGGTGACCTCCGCGAACGAGGATTGCGAGCGGTTGCTCGTCACGCTGAACACGCTGCTCGATCTGTCCCGGGCGGAGAGCGGCACCACCCACCTTGCCCTGGCACCGGTGTCGATGAAGGATAGCGTGGCCCGCACCGCCCACCTCTACCAGCGTGCCGCGGCGGCAGGGGATCTGGAGATCGTCACCGAAGGGGATGAGAACGATTATCCCCAGGTTCGCGCGGACCCCGTGCGTCTGGACGAGGTGCTGAACAATCTGGTGTCGAACGCGATCAAGCACAGCCCGCGGGGCGGGCGTGTCACCATCCGCCAGAGCCAGCCGGATGCGGATTATCTCCGCGTGTCCGTATTCGACCAAGGGGCGGGAGTGCCGGATGACAGCCAGAGCCGGATCTTCGAGCGCTTCTACCGCGCGCCGGGCCAGAAGTCGGATGGGGTGGGACTCGGACTTTTCATTTCACGGGAAATCATGCGCGCGCATGAAGGACGCATCGGCCTGCGCGAGCGGACCAATGATTTAACGGAATTTTACATCGATGTCCCCATCGCCTGA
- the cutA gene encoding divalent-cation tolerance protein CutA — MSDVLVILCTFPDSGQARQIGTRLVEMQLAACVNLVPAIESIYRWQGRIETASEVLAIFKTTSAVFPAFEQTLMELHPYEVPEIIAIAPDGIAEPYRNWVRMETTPQG; from the coding sequence ATGAGCGACGTTCTGGTAATCCTTTGCACCTTCCCCGATTCCGGGCAGGCGCGACAAATTGGCACACGGCTTGTGGAAATGCAACTCGCCGCATGCGTGAATCTCGTCCCTGCCATCGAGTCCATCTATCGCTGGCAGGGCAGGATCGAAACCGCCTCGGAAGTGCTCGCCATTTTTAAAACCACTTCAGCGGTCTTTCCCGCCTTCGAACAAACCCTCATGGAACTCCACCCTTACGAAGTTCCGGAAATCATCGCCATCGCCCCGGATGGAATCGCGGAGCCTTATCGGAACTGGGTCCGCATGGAAACCACCCCTCAAGGATAG
- the dxs gene encoding 1-deoxy-D-xylulose-5-phosphate synthase, protein MTSASSKPPALGPLLSTIHSPADVKQLADDELPDLAAEIRHTLIDCLSKTGGHLGPNLGVVELSVALHRVFSTPRDKFVFDVSHQGYVHKLLTGRADRIDTIRTYKGLNGFLLRSESEHDSYGAGHAGTALSAALGMAAARDLAGGDNHIVAVAGDAAFTCGPTLEALNNIAETTKKFIVVLNDNEWSIDKNVGAIASYFNALQTHSTYASVRRQAADFVEKVAGKAARTLAHRVEEGAKNLLFQNVLFEKFGMRYFGPIDGHDLPLLIRTFEHLKTLNEPVVLHIITEKGRGYQPALDNPGKFHGLGTYKIEDGSTDATTTPTCSDLFGRTVTDMAKKDPKIVAITAAMPGGTKLEIFKKELPDRYFDVGIAEEHAALFACGLATEGFRPFLAIYSTFMQRAYDMIVHDMALQGLPVRLCMDRGGLSGDDGPTHHGLFDIGYLRHIPGIIHMQPKDEDEFVDMLHTMAVYDAGPSAIRYPRGIIKGTPIKSSPQILEIGKAEVIADGTDVALFGLGTLFEMAERTKVQLEARGLSVALINPRFIKPLDSNIIQTYAAKCKVVCTFEDHVLFNGFGASVIENLHDAGIHTPVERIGWPDQFVEHGKPETLRELHGLTAENATAKVLRHFSI, encoded by the coding sequence ATGACATCCGCCTCTTCTAAGCCCCCAGCTCTCGGCCCGTTGCTTTCCACCATCCATTCGCCTGCTGATGTCAAACAGCTTGCGGACGACGAGTTGCCGGATCTCGCGGCGGAGATCCGCCATACACTGATCGACTGCCTTTCGAAGACTGGCGGGCACCTTGGACCGAATCTGGGAGTTGTGGAGCTGAGCGTCGCCCTGCACCGGGTGTTTTCCACCCCTCGGGACAAGTTTGTGTTTGATGTTTCCCACCAGGGCTACGTTCACAAGTTGCTGACGGGCAGGGCCGACCGCATCGATACGATCCGCACCTACAAGGGATTGAACGGATTTCTTCTCCGCAGCGAGTCGGAACACGATTCCTACGGCGCGGGCCACGCGGGAACCGCGCTTTCCGCCGCTCTCGGCATGGCCGCCGCCCGTGATCTCGCCGGCGGGGACAATCACATTGTCGCCGTTGCCGGAGATGCCGCCTTCACCTGCGGACCCACGCTTGAGGCGCTCAACAACATTGCGGAAACCACGAAGAAATTCATCGTCGTCCTCAACGACAACGAGTGGTCCATCGACAAGAACGTCGGTGCCATCGCCAGCTATTTCAACGCTCTCCAGACCCACTCCACCTATGCTTCGGTGCGCCGCCAGGCGGCGGATTTCGTGGAAAAGGTCGCGGGAAAGGCCGCCCGCACGCTCGCCCACCGTGTGGAGGAAGGCGCGAAGAACCTGCTCTTCCAGAACGTGCTCTTCGAGAAATTCGGCATGCGCTACTTCGGCCCCATCGACGGCCATGACCTGCCTCTTCTCATCCGGACCTTCGAACATCTCAAGACGTTGAACGAGCCGGTGGTGCTCCACATCATCACGGAAAAGGGACGCGGCTACCAGCCGGCGCTCGACAACCCGGGGAAATTCCACGGCCTCGGAACCTACAAGATCGAGGACGGCTCCACCGACGCCACCACGACCCCGACTTGCTCGGACCTTTTCGGCCGGACGGTCACCGACATGGCGAAGAAGGATCCGAAAATCGTGGCCATCACCGCCGCCATGCCGGGTGGGACCAAGCTGGAGATTTTCAAAAAAGAGCTGCCGGACCGTTATTTCGATGTCGGCATCGCCGAAGAGCACGCGGCGTTGTTCGCCTGCGGCCTGGCGACGGAGGGATTCCGTCCGTTTCTCGCGATCTACTCGACCTTCATGCAGCGCGCCTACGACATGATCGTGCATGACATGGCGCTTCAAGGACTTCCGGTCCGCCTGTGCATGGACCGCGGCGGCTTGTCCGGCGATGACGGCCCTACCCACCACGGACTTTTCGATATCGGTTATCTGCGCCACATTCCCGGCATCATCCACATGCAGCCGAAGGATGAGGACGAGTTCGTGGACATGCTCCACACCATGGCCGTCTACGACGCGGGCCCGTCCGCCATCCGCTATCCGCGTGGTATCATCAAGGGCACGCCGATCAAGTCCTCGCCGCAGATTCTGGAAATCGGAAAGGCGGAAGTCATTGCGGACGGTACCGATGTGGCTCTTTTCGGGCTGGGAACCCTTTTTGAGATGGCGGAACGAACCAAGGTCCAGCTTGAGGCCAGGGGACTCTCCGTCGCACTCATCAACCCTCGTTTCATCAAGCCGCTGGATTCCAATATCATCCAAACCTACGCGGCGAAATGCAAGGTGGTGTGCACCTTTGAGGATCACGTCCTTTTCAATGGCTTCGGAGCCTCCGTGATCGAAAATCTCCACGACGCGGGCATCCACACACCCGTCGAGCGCATCGGCTGGCCTGATCAATTTGTGGAACACGGCAAACCCGAAACTTTGCGCGAGCTGCACGGACTGACCGCGGAAAACGCCACCGCCAAGGTATTGCGGCATTTCTCGATCTGA